A single window of Populus nigra chromosome 17, ddPopNigr1.1, whole genome shotgun sequence DNA harbors:
- the LOC133676462 gene encoding pentatricopeptide repeat-containing protein At2g41080: protein MAIAARRIGGEKSWFCHLHRLFSTSTENAASSIYDIEGEFKSLCSAGRIKEAFKTYNAEIWTDQHLFSYLIQSFIPKKSLLIAKQLHSLAITSGYYFKDKFVRNHLLNMYFKMGEIQEAIAFFNAMPMRNVMSHNILINGHVQHGDLDSAIKVFDEMPERNVATWNAMVSGLIQFEFNENGLFLFREMHELGFLPDEFTLGSVLRGCAGLRASYAGKQVHACVMKYGYEFNLVVGSSLAHMYMKSGSLGEGERVIKAMPIRNVVAWNTLIAGNAQNGHFEGVLDLYNMMKMSGLRPDKITLVSVISSSAELATLFQGQQIHAEAIKAGANSAVAVLSSLISMYSKCGCLEDSMKALLDCEHPDSVLWSSMIAAYGFHGRGEEAVHLFEQMEQEGVGGNDVTFLSLLYACSHNGLKEKGMGFFKLMVEKYGLKPRLEHYTCVVDLLGRSGCLDEAEAMIRSMPLEADAVIWKTLLSACRIHRNADMATRTAEEILRLNPQDSATYVLLSNIHASAKRWKDVSKVRTTMRDRNVKKEPGVSWLEVKNRVFQFSMGDKSHPMSEEIDLYLKELMEEMRLRGYVPDTATVFHDTDSEEKENSLVNHSEKLAIAFGLMNIPPGSPIRVMKNLRICSDCHVAIKLISDINNREIIVRDTSRFHHFKHGKCSCGDYW from the coding sequence ATGGCTATAGCTGCTAGAAgaattggaggagaaaaaagTTGGTTTTGTCACCTCCACCGTTTGTTCTCTACAAGCACAGAGAACGCTGCCTCATCTATTTATGATATTGAAGGAGAGTTCAAAAGCCTTTGCTCTGCAGGACGCATAAAAGAAGCCTTTAAGACATACAATGCAGAAATATGGACGGACCAGCATCTATTCTCTTATCTCATCCAATCTTTCATACCCAAAAAGTCCCTATTGATAGCAAAACAGCTCCATTCTTTAGCTATCACTTCTGGGTATTACTTCAAAGACAAGTTTGTGAGAAATCACCTACTGAACATGTACTTCAAAATGGGAGAAATACAAGAAGCTATAGCATTCTTTAATGCAATGCCAATGAGAAACGTTATGTCTCATAACATTTTGATAAACGGTCATGTGCAACATGGTGATTTGGACAGTGCGATTaaggtgtttgatgaaatgcctGAAAGAAACGTTGCTACGTGGAATGCAATGGTTTCTGGGTTGATTCAGTTTGAATTTAACGAAAATGGGTTGTTTCTGTTTAGAGAAATGCATGAGTTGGGGTTTTTGCCTGACGAGTTCACTTTAGGTAGTGTACTTAGAGGTTGTGCAGGTTTGAGAGCTTCATATGCAGGAAAGCAGGTTCATGCTTGTGTGATGAAATATGGGTATGAATTCAATTTGGTTGTTGGGAGTTCTTTGGCTCATATGTATATGAAAAGCGGTAGCTTGGGAGAAGGAGAGAGAGTTATCAAAGCTATGCCGATACGCAATGTGGTTGCTTGGAATACACTTATAGCAGGTAATGCTCAAAATGGGCACTTTGAGGGAGTTTTGGATTTGTATAATATGATGAAAATGTCTGGCCTCAGGCCAGATAAGATTACGTTGGTGAGTGTAATTAGTTCTAGTGCTGAACTGGCAACTCTTTTTCAGGGTCAGCAGATTCATGCTGAAGCGATCAAAGCTGGAGCTAATTCTGCTGTTGCAGTGCTTAGTTCATTGATCAGTATGTATTCAAAGTGTGGGTGTTTGGAAGATTCAATGAAAGCTTTGTTGGACTGTGAACATCCGGATTCTGTTTTGTGGAGCTCGATGATTGCTGCTTATGGATTTCATGGGCGAGGAGAGGAAGCTGTTCATTTATTTGAGCAGATGGAGCAAGAGGGTGTGGGGGGAAATGATGTTACTTTCTTAAGCTTGCTTTATGCTTGTAGTCATAACGGATTGAAGGAAAAAGGGATGGGATTTTTCAAGTTGATGGTAGAGAAATATGGATTGAAGCCTAGACTGGAACATTACACTTGTGTGGTTGATCTACTTGGTAGGTCGGGATGTTTGGATGAAGCAGAGGCCATGATAAGATCAATGCCTCTTGAAGCAGATGCTGTGATTTGGAAAACTTTGTTATCTGCGTGTAGAATCCACAGAAATGCAGACATGGCAACAAGGACTGCTGAAGAAATTCTTAGGCTTAATCCTCAGGATTCAGCAACTTATGTCCTCCTGTCAAACATTCATGCTTCTGCTAAGAGGTGGAAGGATGTCTCCAAAGTAAGGACAACAATGAGAGATAGGAACGTTAAGAAGGAACCAGGAGTAAGCTGGTTGGAAGTAAAGAATCGGGTTTTCCAGTTCTCTATGGGTGACAAATCTCACCCTATGTCAGAGgagattgatttatatttgaaagaaCTAATGGAGGAGATGAGGTTGCGGGGTTATGTGCCAGATACTGCCACTGTTTTTCATGATACGGAcagtgaagagaaagaaaatagctTGGTCAACCACAGTGAGAAATTGGCTATTGCTTTTGGTCTAATGAACATTCCACCTGGTTCGCCAATAAGAGTAATGAAGAACTTGCGTATCTGCAGTGACTGCCATGTTGCTATCAAGCTCATATCCGACATCAATAACAGAGAAATTATTGTTAGAGATACTAGCAGATTTCACCATTTCAAACATGGGAAATGTTCTTGTGGGGATTACTGGTAA
- the LOC133676460 gene encoding uncharacterized protein LOC133676460 isoform X5 — protein sequence MEVKLQHHSFLYSSSSNPWLSQNSIVPSISCKRVAHLDYLLINWGNSRKRCLVKLALRGNGNQSLNYQLIRYKKFNLAYRKTRRMGHLFPLSSADDGVTVNGSPSAGTSSDVEEMRLKLNQSLQGDDSSDKLVQSLHDAARVFEVAIKEQGLLPKFSWLSMAWLGVDRNAWLKTLCYQASVYSLLQAAHEISSQGDGKDRDVNIFVQRSFLRQSAPLESLIRDKLSTKQPEAYEWFWSKQVPMVVASFLNYLEEDPCFTSATAVFGKGLSSISGNGSDISLLLLALTCNAAITKLGTTKVSCPQFFSMISDIIGRLMDMLVDFIPVRQAYHSIKHIGLRREFLFHFGPRFAACRVKNDRGSEEVIFWVNLVQKQLQQAIDREKIWSRLTTSESIEVLEKDLAIFGFFIALGRSTRSFLSDHGFDVLDDPIEGFIGYLIGGSVLYYPQLSSISSYQLYVEVVCEELDWLPFYPGNVGTTKLSLGHKNKQKGPPNAEAIPQVLDVCSHWMQSFIKYSKWLQNPSNVKAARFLSRGHAKLMECREELGMSWKMTESNINYSVEITRPEINLMTYKETDSFNKALESVEGALVRLEKLHQELPASSSNSGKEHIKAACSDLEKIRKLKKEAEFLEASFRTKAASLQQGEDESSLQSCISEQQQYLKGNGRKNADVRLDRSKREMQILGKLLQVWVLESWSQMKFVALSF from the exons ATGGAAGTTAAATTGCAGCATCATAGCTTCTTATATTCAAG CTCTTCAAATCCATGGCTTTCACAAAATTCTATTGTTCCCAGTATCTCCTGCAAAAGAGTAGCTCATTTGGATTATCTACTGATCAATTGGGGTAACTCAAGGAAAAGATGCCTTGTGAAGCTTGCATTGCGAGGGAATGGTAACCAGAGTCTTAATTACCAATTGATTCGATATAAGAAATTTAATCTGGCATATCGTAAGACAAGAAGGATGGGCCACCTTTTTCCCCTATCATCTGCTGATGATGGTGTAACTGTCAATGGTAGTCCTTCTGCTGGTACCAGTAGTGACGTGGAGGAAATGAGACTTAAACTCAATCAGTCACTACAAGGTGATGATTCAAGTGATAAACTTGTTCAATCTTTACATGATGCAGCAAGGGTTTTTGAGGTGGCAATTAAAGAACAGGGTTTGCTACCGAAGTTTTCCTGGCTTTCAATGGCCTGGCTTGGTGTAGATAGGAATGCATGGCTGAAAACGCTGTGCTATCAG GCTTCTGTTTATTCCTTGCTACAAGCAGCACATGAGATTTCTTCCCAAGGTGATGGTAAAGACAGAGATGTGAATATTTTTGTTCAAAGGAG TTTTTTACGGCAATCTGCTCCCCTAGAGAGCTTGATCAGGGATAAACTATCTACTAAACAACCTGAAGCTTATGAATGGTTTTGGTCTAAGCAAGTTCCGATGGTGGTGGCATCTTTTCTTAATTATCTTGAAGAGGACCCATGCTTTACTTCTGCCACTGCTGT GTTTGGCAAAGGCTTGTCCTCGATTTCAGGCAATGGAAGTGATATTTCACTTCTTTTACTGGCACTGACATGTAATGCTGCAATCACAAAACTTGGCACCACAAAAGTTTCTTGCCCACAATTCTTCTCCATGATCTCAGATATAATTGGTAGATTGATGGACATGCTGGTTGATTTTATTCCTGTACGCCAAGCTTATCATTCTATAAAGCATATTGGTCTACGCAGAgaatttcttttccattttgggCCTCGATTTGCGGCATGCCGAGTAAAAAATGATCGTGGATCAGAAGAGGTGATTTTCTGGGTTAATCTTGTACAGAAACAGCTCCAACAAGCCATAGATAGGGAGAAAATATGGTCAAGACTAACTACTTCTGAAAGTATTGAG GTTTTGGAGAAGGATTTGGCTATATTTGGATTCTTTATTGCCTTAGGAAGAAGTACACGATCCTTTTTATCAGACCATGGATTTGATGTTCTAGATGATCCTATTGAAGGCTTCATAGG GTACCTTATTGGGGGTAGTGTTTTGTACTATCCTCAGCTTTCATCAATAAGCTCCTATCAGTTGTATGTAGAG GTAGTTTGTGAGGAGCTGGATTGGCTTCCTTTTTATCCAGGCAACGTTGGCACCACAAAACTGTCTCTtggacacaaaaataaacaaaagggtCCTCCAAATGCTGAAGCTATCCCTCAAGTATTAGATGTCTGCTCTCACTGGATGCAGAGCTTTATTAAATACAGTAAATGGCTACAGAATCCATCCAATGTGAAGGCAGCAAGGTTTCTTTCCAGGGG GCACGCCAAATTAATGGAGTGCAGGGAAGAACTAGGAATGTCTTG GAAAATGACAGAAAGCAATATCAATTATTCTGTTGAGATAACAAGACCtgaaattaatttgatgactTATAAAGAGACAGATTCATTCAACAAG GCATTGGAGAGTGTTGAAGGAGCTCTTGTGAGACTTGAAAAACTACATCAGGAGCTGCCTGCATCAAGCTCTAATTCTGGGAAAGAGCATATAAAGGCTGCGTGTTCTGATCTTGAGAAAATAAGGAAACTGAAGAAAGAGGCTGAATTTCTGGAGGCATCTTTCAGAACAAAAGCAGCTTCGCTTCAGCAG GGAGAAGATGAAAGTAGTCTACAATCTTGTATTAGTGAGCAGCAACAATACTTGAAAGGGAACGGGAGGAAGAATGCTGATGTAAGGCTAGATAGAAGTAAAAG
- the LOC133676460 gene encoding uncharacterized protein LOC133676460 isoform X4, with protein MEVKLQHHSFLYSSSSNPWLSQNSIVPSISCKRVAHLDYLLINWGNSRKRCLVKLALRGNGNQSLNYQLIRYKKFNLAYRKTRRMGHLFPLSSADDGVTVNGSPSAGTSSDVEEMRLKLNQSLQGDDSSDKLVQSLHDAARVFEVAIKEQGLLPKFSWLSMAWLGVDRNAWLKTLCYQASVYSLLQAAHEISSQGDGKDRDVNIFVQRSFLRQSAPLESLIRDKLSTKQPEAYEWFWSKQVPMVVASFLNYLEEDPCFTSATAVFGKGLSSISGNGSDISLLLLALTCNAAITKLGTTKVSCPQFFSMISDIIGRLMDMLVDFIPVRQAYHSIKHIGLRREFLFHFGPRFAACRVKNDRGSEEVIFWVNLVQKQLQQAIDREKIWSRLTTSESIEVLEKDLAIFGFFIALGRSTRSFLSDHGFDVLDDPIEGFIGYLIGGSVLYYPQLSSISSYQLYVEVVCEELDWLPFYPGNVGTTKLSLGHKNKQKGPPNAEAIPQVLDVCSHWMQSFIKYSKWLQNPSNVKAARFLSRGHAKLMECREELGMSWKMTESNINYSVEITRPEINLMTYKETDSFNKALESVEGALVRLEKLHQELPASSSNSGKEHIKAACSDLEKIRKLKKEAEFLEASFRTKAASLQQGEDESSLQSCISEQQQYLKGNGRKNADVRLDRSKSKFQGLWNFLVYSPTKKPGPDVAVVDASVCPPFTICLQ; from the exons ATGGAAGTTAAATTGCAGCATCATAGCTTCTTATATTCAAG CTCTTCAAATCCATGGCTTTCACAAAATTCTATTGTTCCCAGTATCTCCTGCAAAAGAGTAGCTCATTTGGATTATCTACTGATCAATTGGGGTAACTCAAGGAAAAGATGCCTTGTGAAGCTTGCATTGCGAGGGAATGGTAACCAGAGTCTTAATTACCAATTGATTCGATATAAGAAATTTAATCTGGCATATCGTAAGACAAGAAGGATGGGCCACCTTTTTCCCCTATCATCTGCTGATGATGGTGTAACTGTCAATGGTAGTCCTTCTGCTGGTACCAGTAGTGACGTGGAGGAAATGAGACTTAAACTCAATCAGTCACTACAAGGTGATGATTCAAGTGATAAACTTGTTCAATCTTTACATGATGCAGCAAGGGTTTTTGAGGTGGCAATTAAAGAACAGGGTTTGCTACCGAAGTTTTCCTGGCTTTCAATGGCCTGGCTTGGTGTAGATAGGAATGCATGGCTGAAAACGCTGTGCTATCAG GCTTCTGTTTATTCCTTGCTACAAGCAGCACATGAGATTTCTTCCCAAGGTGATGGTAAAGACAGAGATGTGAATATTTTTGTTCAAAGGAG TTTTTTACGGCAATCTGCTCCCCTAGAGAGCTTGATCAGGGATAAACTATCTACTAAACAACCTGAAGCTTATGAATGGTTTTGGTCTAAGCAAGTTCCGATGGTGGTGGCATCTTTTCTTAATTATCTTGAAGAGGACCCATGCTTTACTTCTGCCACTGCTGT GTTTGGCAAAGGCTTGTCCTCGATTTCAGGCAATGGAAGTGATATTTCACTTCTTTTACTGGCACTGACATGTAATGCTGCAATCACAAAACTTGGCACCACAAAAGTTTCTTGCCCACAATTCTTCTCCATGATCTCAGATATAATTGGTAGATTGATGGACATGCTGGTTGATTTTATTCCTGTACGCCAAGCTTATCATTCTATAAAGCATATTGGTCTACGCAGAgaatttcttttccattttgggCCTCGATTTGCGGCATGCCGAGTAAAAAATGATCGTGGATCAGAAGAGGTGATTTTCTGGGTTAATCTTGTACAGAAACAGCTCCAACAAGCCATAGATAGGGAGAAAATATGGTCAAGACTAACTACTTCTGAAAGTATTGAG GTTTTGGAGAAGGATTTGGCTATATTTGGATTCTTTATTGCCTTAGGAAGAAGTACACGATCCTTTTTATCAGACCATGGATTTGATGTTCTAGATGATCCTATTGAAGGCTTCATAGG GTACCTTATTGGGGGTAGTGTTTTGTACTATCCTCAGCTTTCATCAATAAGCTCCTATCAGTTGTATGTAGAG GTAGTTTGTGAGGAGCTGGATTGGCTTCCTTTTTATCCAGGCAACGTTGGCACCACAAAACTGTCTCTtggacacaaaaataaacaaaagggtCCTCCAAATGCTGAAGCTATCCCTCAAGTATTAGATGTCTGCTCTCACTGGATGCAGAGCTTTATTAAATACAGTAAATGGCTACAGAATCCATCCAATGTGAAGGCAGCAAGGTTTCTTTCCAGGGG GCACGCCAAATTAATGGAGTGCAGGGAAGAACTAGGAATGTCTTG GAAAATGACAGAAAGCAATATCAATTATTCTGTTGAGATAACAAGACCtgaaattaatttgatgactTATAAAGAGACAGATTCATTCAACAAG GCATTGGAGAGTGTTGAAGGAGCTCTTGTGAGACTTGAAAAACTACATCAGGAGCTGCCTGCATCAAGCTCTAATTCTGGGAAAGAGCATATAAAGGCTGCGTGTTCTGATCTTGAGAAAATAAGGAAACTGAAGAAAGAGGCTGAATTTCTGGAGGCATCTTTCAGAACAAAAGCAGCTTCGCTTCAGCAG GGAGAAGATGAAAGTAGTCTACAATCTTGTATTAGTGAGCAGCAACAATACTTGAAAGGGAACGGGAGGAAGAATGCTGATGTAAGGCTAGATAGAAGTAAAAG TAAATTTCAAGGACTGTGGAACTTCCTTGTGTACTCTCCAACCAAGAAGCCTGGCCCTGATGTGGCAGTTGTTGATGCATCTGTATGCCCTCCCTTCACGATATGTCTACAATAG